One Rissa tridactyla isolate bRisTri1 chromosome 1, bRisTri1.patW.cur.20221130, whole genome shotgun sequence DNA segment encodes these proteins:
- the HIKESHI gene encoding protein Hikeshi isoform X1, translating into MFGCLVAGRLVQAAPQQVAEDKFVFDLPDYENINHVVVFMLGTIPFPEGMGGSVYFCYPDQSGMAVWQLLGFVTNEKPSAIFKISGLKSGKGSQHPFGAMNLPQTPTAAQIGISVELLENLAQQTPVASAAVSSVDSFTEFTQKMLDNFYNFASSFAVTQAQMTPNPSEAFIPANVVLKWYENFQRRLTQNPLFWKT; encoded by the exons ATGTTCGGCTGCCTGGTGGCGGGCAGGCTG GTACAAGCAGCCCCCCAACAAGTGGCTGAAGACAAATTTGTATTTGATTTACCGGACTATGAGAACATCAACCATGTAGTGGTCTTCATGCTGGGAACGATACCATTTCCGGAAGGAATGGGAGGATCTGTCTATTTTTGTTATCCAGACCAGAGTGGGATGGCAGTGTGGCAGCTGCTGGGGTTTGTGACTAATGAGAAGCCAAGTGCCATCTTCAAAATTTCTGGTCTGAAATCGG GGAAGGGAAGTCAACATCCCTTTGGTGCCATGAACCTCCCTCAGACGCCAACAGCGGCCCAAATTGGAATCTCGGTGGAACTGCTGGAGAACCTGGCCCAGCAAACTCCTGTTGCCAGTGCTGCTGTGTCATCAGTAGATTCGTTCACAGAG ttcactCAGAAGATGTTGGATAACTTCTATAACTTTGCTTCCTCGTTTGCTGTTACTCAGGCACAGATGACCCCAAATCCTTCGGAAGCTTTCATTCCTGCAAACGTAGTTCTGAAATG GTATGAGAACTTCCAGAGACGTCTGACACAGAACCCTCTCTTCTGGAAAACATAA
- the HIKESHI gene encoding protein Hikeshi isoform X2, translating to MLGTIPFPEGMGGSVYFCYPDQSGMAVWQLLGFVTNEKPSAIFKISGLKSGKGSQHPFGAMNLPQTPTAAQIGISVELLENLAQQTPVASAAVSSVDSFTEFTQKMLDNFYNFASSFAVTQAQMTPNPSEAFIPANVVLKWYENFQRRLTQNPLFWKT from the exons ATGCTGGGAACGATACCATTTCCGGAAGGAATGGGAGGATCTGTCTATTTTTGTTATCCAGACCAGAGTGGGATGGCAGTGTGGCAGCTGCTGGGGTTTGTGACTAATGAGAAGCCAAGTGCCATCTTCAAAATTTCTGGTCTGAAATCGG GGAAGGGAAGTCAACATCCCTTTGGTGCCATGAACCTCCCTCAGACGCCAACAGCGGCCCAAATTGGAATCTCGGTGGAACTGCTGGAGAACCTGGCCCAGCAAACTCCTGTTGCCAGTGCTGCTGTGTCATCAGTAGATTCGTTCACAGAG ttcactCAGAAGATGTTGGATAACTTCTATAACTTTGCTTCCTCGTTTGCTGTTACTCAGGCACAGATGACCCCAAATCCTTCGGAAGCTTTCATTCCTGCAAACGTAGTTCTGAAATG GTATGAGAACTTCCAGAGACGTCTGACACAGAACCCTCTCTTCTGGAAAACATAA